TCTTTTAAAGATTGTTGCAAAGCAAAAAGGTGATGTTCCTCAAAGATTTTATTCTCGACATCCATTTCTAATAGCCTTTGAGCTATATGAGAAAGAGTTACTCGTGCGCAACCCAGTTTTTCAATAGCAATCCCTGCAGCAATATTAGAAAGTTGGACGGCGTGGTTTATATCCATCTGATTGGCTAATGCAATACTCATCATAGCAAGAACTGTATCCCCTGCACCTGTTACATCTTTCACTTCTTTAGAAGGCACAGAAAAATCACATGCATATCCCGACTGGGTAAATAAAGACATCCCCTCTTCTGAACGTGTAATGAGAAGCATTTCCACGCAGCATTGGCTAAAAATAGCTTCAGCTACTTGATTTAAAGAACTGGTTTTTAAAAGTTTTGCAGCAGCAATTGCTTCAGATAGATTGGGTTTAAGTACCGTAGCTCCACTGTATTTGCTAAAATCTTCTCCTTTTGGATCAACAATAACAGGAATAGAGCGTTTTTGAGCCAACTGAATCACAGTTTTTAATAAAGAACATGATAAAAATTCTTTGCCATAATCAGAAATGGCAACTATTTGTATCGTTTCCAAAAGAGCTGGCAATTGTTGAATAAGCTTTTTTTCTAGGTCTTTTAATAAAGAAGTAGCTTCTTCATGATCAAACCGTAAAATTTGCTGTGAATTTGCAATTAATCGATTCTTAACAGGGGTCTTGTATCCTTTTTGAGATAACAGTGCTTGAACATTAACCCCTTCTGCTTCCAAAAAATCATACAACCACTTTCCTGCAAAATCATATCCTATTCTTCCTACAGCAGTAACTTGTGCCCCTAGTGAAATCAGGTTTAACACAACATTACCCGCTCCTCCTGGACGGTTTTCTTCTTTCTCTACATGTAAGATAGGAACTGGTGCCTCTGGGGACATCCTTTTGATTTTACCTGTTGTATAAGTATCTAATAAAAAGTCGCCAATGACTAAAACATGTACAGGATCAAATTGACTAAGCATGCCACTGAGTTTTACCATCTCTTATCCACAATTAAATAATTTTGCACATAGTCTTCTACCGCATCTTCTATAGAATACAGCTTAGGTTGCTTTACATTTTTTATATATTTTTCCATATCTGCGCAGGTATAATTTTGATATTGAGAACCGAGCTCTTTAGGCATTTCTATAAATGTAATGCTAGGTGGTATTTTCAACGCTTTAAAAATAGCTAAAGCTAAAGAGCGCCATGTAGTAGTAGCTCCTGACCCTATATTAAAAATACCACCTATGGAATTTTTTAAGAACTCACAGGTCATCTGACAGGCATCTTTTACATAAATAAAGTCGCGACACTGTTCCCCATCAGCAAATTGATCTGGGTCTGAAGAAGCAAATAAACGAATCAGTTTTTCCTTTTGCACAAGCGATGTCATTTTATAAATCATAGAAGCCATACGTCCTTTATGATTTTCATTAGGCCCGAAAACATTAAAATACTTTAAGCCTACAACTTGATCCAAAAACCCCTGCTGTTTCAACCATAAATCAAAAGCATATTTAGAAAAGCCGTATGGATTTAAGGGTTTTAAATACTCAAGCCTAGCGTGATCATCAATAAATCCTTGGGATCCATCCCCATATGTAGCAGCAGAAGAAGCATAAATAAATCGATGTTTTGCCCTAAGGGCATACTCAGCTAAACGAATGGAGTAGTGCAGGTTATTTTGCATCAAGTATTCTTCATTTTGTTCTAAAGTATCAGAACAAGCTCCTAAATGAATAAAAGCCTTTATTTCTTTTTCTTTGCCTTTCAGCCAATCAAACAACTGATGCTTGGAGATAAAATCGACATATTTCTTATTTAAAAGATTTTTCCATTTATTTGTTTTTTTGATATCATCGACTAAAATCAGATTGGTAAAGCCTAGATCATTTAAATAGCGGACACAGCAAGAACCTATTAATCCCGCAGCTCCCGTGATTACAATAAACTGATCGTTATTCATACCAATAGCCTAGCTTTCTTTGTAAAAAATGCACAGGATAAAAAATGATTTCTGATGATTCTGGTTTTTCTAAAGATCCAAAGCAGATGAAAGCTGTGCCGCTGCCTGTTATAGACACTTGTGTAAACCCCATTTCTAAAAGCTGATGTTTGATGATCTGTAGTTCAGGTTTTAGATAAAAAGCTGCCGGCTCTAAATCATTTTTTAAAATGAGTTTACCTTGGGTTGCATCGGATAAAGCTTTGACACTATCCCAATGAGGCAAGTTCTTTACATCACATGTTTGATAGACTAGAGGAGTAGATAAGCCAAATTGAGGCACTGCTAACCAAAAATGAGTGGGCGGTAGGTTAGCTACATTCTGTATGATCTCCCCTTTTCCTTGACAATAAGCTGTTCCTTCAGAGAAGAAAAAAGGCATATCAGAACCTAATTCAGCTGCCCAAAGAGCTAATAGACTTTCCTTAAAATGGTAACGAGAGAGCAGATTAAGAGCCCACAGCATCGTTGCTGCATTGCTGCTTCCTCCTCCTAAACCCGCTTGCAAAGGAATGCTCTTTTGCAAGTAAATAGACAGCTTTTGATTCCAGCCTGTTTTTTGACGAAATAAAAATATAGCTTTCCAAATGAAATTTTCTTGTAGATCACAGAGGTGATCCAAATTGCAATGAAAACCATCTTTATCAGCTAAACAAATAGAAAGGGTATCTGATAAGTTGATTGCTTGATAAAGAGAGGAGATTTGATGGTATTTATCTTGTCTCTGATGATGTATGCGAAAAAATAGATTAACTTTAGCAGGGGAAAGCAGCTTAAGAGCTTGATCTTTCCCCTTAAAATTTTCTAGATTCAAGAGACTTTAGACCTCTTTAATCACATGCAAAGTAAATTGTGCGGGCACATTTTCCTTGAGGGAAAGAGAAATTTTATATGTTCCTAACTCTTTAATAGTCGAAGTTAAAATATTACGACGATCTAAGTTAATCTGCTGATTTTCCTGCAGTAAGTGTACAATGTCTTGCGGTTTTACAGATCCATACATATGACCATCAGGATCTACCTTTACAAAGATTTCTAAAGACATTTCCTCTAACTTTTTAGCAATTAATTCAGATTCTTCACGATCTAATTTTGCTTGCTGTTCTCTTTGTTCTTTAAGGTTTGCTTGATTGCGCAATGTACGCTTATCAGGAAAAACCGCTCTACCTGTAGGGATCAGATAGTTCCATGCATAGCCGGGCTTTACATGCACAATATCTCCGCTGCGTCCAAGTTGCTGGACATCTTTTAAAAGTAGTAATTGACTACGTTGCCGTTGGTTACGCATATATCTTCCTTAATCTTGTGCGACAAATGGTAAAAAAGCCACATGTCTTGATTGTTTGATCGCTTGAGCTAATTTACGTTGGTAATAGGCAGATACACCAGTAATTCTTCTTGGGATGATCTTACCGCGCTCTGTAATAAAACGAACTAGTGTTTCAACATCTTTATAATCAATATGGCGCACTCCAGCTGATTTAAAAGGACATTGCTTGCTCTTTTTTGCAAAAGGCTTCTCAACCGTTTGTTTTTCTTCATAACTAAACTCTATTTTCTCAGGGATATTATCTGCTCTAAGTGTCATGAAGCGTATAAGATCTTCATTTAAATGATACTCTCTCCAAATCTCTTTGAAATAGCATGTATCAATCGTAAAATAAATGATGTAATAATATCCTTCACGCCGCTTGTTGATTTCATAGGCTAGTTTTTTACGCCCTTGATCAAAAATCTTATGTTCTACCCCACCGCGCTCTAAAATACCGTTTGTAATTTTCTCAAGCGCTTTTTGTCTAGCTTCGTCGCTTAGCGTAGCGCTTAAAACGTATATTCCTTCGTAGAGCTGGCTTTTTTGCTTAGCCATTTTTTTTCTCCTTAAGTTTAAACTTAAATTATTTGTCATTTTTGCAATCTGGATAACTGTGGGCCAGTTGCATACTTGGAGCTATTCCTTTTGCAGTCCATTCATTTAAGACCAAGACGACAAAAGGGAGCATCTCCTCTATAGTTTTTTGCTGTTCTTTAGTGAAGTGTCCCAATACATAATCAGATAAATCCTCTTCCAATTGTGGAAAATCCACACCAATTCTCAATCTAGCGAATTCTTCAGTGGCTAAACTTGCAAGTACGCTTTTTAATCCGTTATGCCCTCCAGAAGATCCCTTCATTCGCATTCTCATCTTTCCTAAAGCAATACTGACGTCGTCACAAACAATCAATATCTTCTCTTGTGGAATAGAAAAGTATTCTACGCAGCTCTTTATCGATTCCCCACTTACGTTCATAAAAGTCATAGGCTTCAATAAAATGACCTGCTTGTCTTGTATGCAACCTTGAGCTAAAGATCCACGAAATCGCACTGATTCACGAAAAGCAAGGCCATACTGATTAGCAAAAAAATCAATCGCTTTAAACCCTACGTTATGCCTTGTATTTTTATACTTTTCACCAGGATTTCCCAGTCCAACAAGTAAATGTTTTTCTGTTTCTCTCAATTTTAAAACTCAATTATCTTTTTGCAATAACAGTTACAACGTCATGATCTTTTGCTAGAACAGTTACATCACTTGTTATTCCTTGCAAATCTTTCACACGTAAAGAGTTTCCAATATTAGCATTCTTTACATCGATATCGAATTTTGTAGGAATATGCTTTGGCTGGCATTTCACTTTCACATGGCGCATTACCTGGCGCACAACTCCGCCTAATTTAACTCCCACACACTCCATTGTTCCTATACAGTTAACAGGCACTTTTACATTTACATCCACACCGTCTATTAACTCTTCAAAATCAATATGCGAAACCTTATAGGTAATTACATGATATTGAATTTCTTTAATAATAGCTTGGCACTCCTTTACCCCGTCACTTAAGGTAAAAACAGTGACCGGCAAATGCCCTGGCTGCATTTGTCTTAATACCGCATCAAATTCTTGACCATTAACGGTTAGACTCGCAGGCTCTTTCTTTAAAGAATAGATAACAGCAGGAATATCCCCTACAGACCGAATCTGCTTTACTTCGCTTTTTTTCTGGCTAAAACGAGGTTTCACTACAAGCTTCATAATAAATTACTCCAAATTTCTAAGGTATTTCCTTAAGATAAAATTAAAACCGTGTAAAAAGTGAGGAAATAGATTTAGCATCAACAATCGATCTTATTGCTTCTGCAAATAAAGGTGCTACTGAGACAACTTCCACATCGTAATTAGAAGTTGGCACTGTATTACTCATAATTATCTTTTCAATCCCACTATTTTCAAATTTTTCTATAAACAATCCATGTGTAACAGCTGCAAAAACTGCGCTAGCTCCAGCTTTTTTACAAACTAAAGCTGCTTTTTTTAAAGTCCCTCCGGTTGAGCACATATCATCTACGAGCAAAACACGCTTCTGATAGACATCTCCAATTAAAGCAGACTCCACTTCATTTGCATTTACACGTCGTTTATCAATAACTGCAAAATCAATATTTAATTTTTCTGCAAAAGCACAAGCTAATTTAATACTACCTACATCAGGCGTCACTACCTGATTAGGCTGTAGTTTCCGAACAGCCTCTACTAACACCGGACGCGCATAAAGATTATCAACGGGGATATCAAAAAATCCTTGAATTTGTTCTGTATGCAAATCCATTGTCAATATACGCGTTACACCAGATCGTTGCAGAAGATCTGCAACGAGTTTTGCTGTAATCGGTTCTCTTCCCATTCCCCTTCGATCTTGACGTGCATACCCAAAATAAGGAATCACGGCAATAAT
This genomic interval from Candidatus Rhabdochlamydia sp. T3358 contains the following:
- the rfaE1 gene encoding D-glycero-beta-D-manno-heptose-7-phosphate kinase produces the protein MVKLSGMLSQFDPVHVLVIGDFLLDTYTTGKIKRMSPEAPVPILHVEKEENRPGGAGNVVLNLISLGAQVTAVGRIGYDFAGKWLYDFLEAEGVNVQALLSQKGYKTPVKNRLIANSQQILRFDHEEATSLLKDLEKKLIQQLPALLETIQIVAISDYGKEFLSCSLLKTVIQLAQKRSIPVIVDPKGEDFSKYSGATVLKPNLSEAIAAAKLLKTSSLNQVAEAIFSQCCVEMLLITRSEEGMSLFTQSGYACDFSVPSKEVKDVTGAGDTVLAMMSIALANQMDINHAVQLSNIAAGIAIEKLGCARVTLSHIAQRLLEMDVENKIFEEHHLFALQQSLKDVRYTVLGVDSQKGMSTALFSTFRKLCSKKLKSKLIVYICDTNPNQEFVLLLSSLSEVDFIVLKSESLKNLCKIIHPEHVFVMDELELIPLTHPMELFVL
- the rfaD gene encoding ADP-glyceromanno-heptose 6-epimerase translates to MNNDQFIVITGAAGLIGSCCVRYLNDLGFTNLILVDDIKKTNKWKNLLNKKYVDFISKHQLFDWLKGKEKEIKAFIHLGACSDTLEQNEEYLMQNNLHYSIRLAEYALRAKHRFIYASSAATYGDGSQGFIDDHARLEYLKPLNPYGFSKYAFDLWLKQQGFLDQVVGLKYFNVFGPNENHKGRMASMIYKMTSLVQKEKLIRLFASSDPDQFADGEQCRDFIYVKDACQMTCEFLKNSIGGIFNIGSGATTTWRSLALAIFKALKIPPSITFIEMPKELGSQYQNYTCADMEKYIKNVKQPKLYSIEDAVEDYVQNYLIVDKRW
- the ispE gene encoding 4-(cytidine 5'-diphospho)-2-C-methyl-D-erythritol kinase; this translates as MNLENFKGKDQALKLLSPAKVNLFFRIHHQRQDKYHQISSLYQAINLSDTLSICLADKDGFHCNLDHLCDLQENFIWKAIFLFRQKTGWNQKLSIYLQKSIPLQAGLGGGSSNAATMLWALNLLSRYHFKESLLALWAAELGSDMPFFFSEGTAYCQGKGEIIQNVANLPPTHFWLAVPQFGLSTPLVYQTCDVKNLPHWDSVKALSDATQGKLILKNDLEPAAFYLKPELQIIKHQLLEMGFTQVSITGSGTAFICFGSLEKPESSEIIFYPVHFLQRKLGYWYE
- the rplI gene encoding 50S ribosomal protein L9 is translated as MRNQRQRSQLLLLKDVQQLGRSGDIVHVKPGYAWNYLIPTGRAVFPDKRTLRNQANLKEQREQQAKLDREESELIAKKLEEMSLEIFVKVDPDGHMYGSVKPQDIVHLLQENQQINLDRRNILTSTIKELGTYKISLSLKENVPAQFTLHVIKEV
- the rpsR gene encoding 30S ribosomal protein S18; the encoded protein is MEFSYEEKQTVEKPFAKKSKQCPFKSAGVRHIDYKDVETLVRFITERGKIIPRRITGVSAYYQRKLAQAIKQSRHVAFLPFVAQD
- the pth gene encoding aminoacyl-tRNA hydrolase, which produces MRETEKHLLVGLGNPGEKYKNTRHNVGFKAIDFFANQYGLAFRESVRFRGSLAQGCIQDKQVILLKPMTFMNVSGESIKSCVEYFSIPQEKILIVCDDVSIALGKMRMRMKGSSGGHNGLKSVLASLATEEFARLRIGVDFPQLEEDLSDYVLGHFTKEQQKTIEEMLPFVVLVLNEWTAKGIAPSMQLAHSYPDCKNDK
- a CDS encoding 50S ribosomal protein L25/general stress protein Ctc, with protein sequence MKLVVKPRFSQKKSEVKQIRSVGDIPAVIYSLKKEPASLTVNGQEFDAVLRQMQPGHLPVTVFTLSDGVKECQAIIKEIQYHVITYKVSHIDFEELIDGVDVNVKVPVNCIGTMECVGVKLGGVVRQVMRHVKVKCQPKHIPTKFDIDVKNANIGNSLRVKDLQGITSDVTVLAKDHDVVTVIAKR
- a CDS encoding ribose-phosphate pyrophosphokinase; the protein is MSFSNSFMLFAGTSHRELAEQIAKNLEVELGKTLIETFPDGEIGISILESVRGKDVFVVQSMAPHPNSYLMELLIFVDALKRSSARSIIAVIPYFGYARQDRRGMGREPITAKLVADLLQRSGVTRILTMDLHTEQIQGFFDIPVDNLYARPVLVEAVRKLQPNQVVTPDVGSIKLACAFAEKLNIDFAVIDKRRVNANEVESALIGDVYQKRVLLVDDMCSTGGTLKKAALVCKKAGASAVFAAVTHGLFIEKFENSGIEKIIMSNTVPTSNYDVEVVSVAPLFAEAIRSIVDAKSISSLFTRF